One Streptomyces sp. ML-6 genomic region harbors:
- a CDS encoding YndJ family protein, giving the protein MSVLVNSIVMLGMLVVVPAGLRLIAAPGLDRMRRLWPLFAVPGALALWLPRGTAATALALCYALGTVLLALHAPPRLLRSLRASGALSVPPAEIALLTALVTPSIAATALVAERSGHPLFGFGLDILALTVPHFHFAGFAAALVAGLVCGIADSPAGRFAALSVPLGTLLVLIGYFIGDRAELAGAVVLTAGMWAVALLTWRPVRTGQRDRTTRVLLAVSSAVLVVTMVLALSWALGEATGIPHPTLTWMAATHGLGNALGFALCSLLAWQRLRTGTDHESRTA; this is encoded by the coding sequence GTGTCGGTGCTGGTCAATTCGATCGTGATGCTGGGCATGCTGGTGGTGGTTCCCGCGGGGCTGCGGCTGATCGCCGCGCCCGGACTGGACCGGATGCGGCGGCTGTGGCCGCTCTTCGCCGTCCCCGGCGCCCTCGCCCTGTGGCTGCCGCGCGGCACGGCCGCCACCGCACTGGCGCTCTGTTACGCGCTCGGAACCGTGCTCCTCGCCCTGCACGCCCCGCCCCGGCTGCTCCGCAGCCTCCGGGCCTCCGGGGCCCTTTCCGTGCCACCGGCCGAGATCGCCCTGCTCACCGCGCTGGTCACCCCGTCGATCGCCGCCACCGCGCTGGTCGCCGAACGCTCGGGGCACCCGCTCTTCGGTTTCGGGCTCGACATCCTCGCGCTGACCGTGCCGCACTTCCACTTCGCCGGGTTCGCCGCCGCACTCGTCGCGGGGCTCGTCTGCGGGATCGCCGACAGCCCAGCGGGCCGGTTCGCCGCGCTGAGCGTCCCGCTGGGCACCCTGCTCGTCCTGATCGGCTACTTCATCGGGGACCGGGCCGAGCTGGCCGGCGCGGTCGTCCTGACCGCGGGGATGTGGGCCGTCGCCCTCCTCACCTGGCGCCCGGTCCGCACCGGCCAGCGGGACCGGACCACCCGGGTGCTGCTCGCCGTCTCGTCCGCCGTGCTCGTCGTCACCATGGTGCTCGCCCTGAGCTGGGCGCTCGGCGAGGCCACCGGAATCCCGCACCCCACACTGACCTGGATGGCCGCCACCCACGGCCTCGGCAACGCCCTGGGCTTCGCCCTCTGCTCGCTGCTCGCCTGGCAGCGCCTCCGCACCGGCACCGACCACGAAAGCAGGACCGCATGA